In a genomic window of Quercus lobata isolate SW786 chromosome 4, ValleyOak3.0 Primary Assembly, whole genome shotgun sequence:
- the LOC115985736 gene encoding heat stress transcription factor A-2-like, which produces MTCTTTESGEPFYYLYFLVPTLTHSTTLLPRHFKHSNFSSFVRQLNTYGFRKVDPDRWEFANEGFLAGQKHLLKTIKRRRHVTQGTQQEGGGACVELGQYGLEGELEILKRDRGLLMAEIVRLRQQQQNSREQMISMEDRLQTTEMKQQQLMNFLAKALNNFIQQFSQMSAQRRGLPGC; this is translated from the exons ATGACCTGTACAACAACTGAGAGCGGTGAGCCATtttattatctatattttttg GTTCCAACACTAACTCACTCCACCACCCTTCTTCCTCGCCACTTCAAGCACAGTAATTTCTCAAGCTTCGTTCGCCAGCTCAATACATATGGTTTCAGAAAGGTTGATCCAGATCGATGGGAATTCGCAAACGAAGGGTTTCTGGCAGGGCAAAAGCATCTATTAAAGACtatcaaaagaagaagacatgTCACACAGGGTACGCAACAAGAAGGAGGAGGAGCTTGTGTTGAATTGGGACAATATGGGTTAGAAGGTGAGCTTGAGATATTAAAGAGAGATCGAGGCTTGCTAATGGCCGAAATTGTGAGGTTGAGGCAGCAACAACAGAATTCAAGGGAACAAATGATTTCAATGGAGGATAGGTTACAGACCACTGAGATGAAACAGCAACAGTtaatgaattttcttgctaAAGCACTCAATAACTTTATCCAGCAATTTAGTCAGATGAGTGCTCAAAGAAGAGGACTACCAGGGTGTTGA